A genomic region of Daphnia carinata strain CSIRO-1 chromosome 5, CSIRO_AGI_Dcar_HiC_V3, whole genome shotgun sequence contains the following coding sequences:
- the LOC130696500 gene encoding inactive peptidyl-prolyl cis-trans isomerase FKBP6-like gives MEKRSTDANGAKIIEFEDNDEVSDDVVSDSENEDDEIPIMFKQSVLKNKSIFEKQLLGSTEIDPSEIFEMKAKQEVDGESKELSMKMDQQILEYFGGDEDEENKLLKLSSQMTPLPGIEGIFKKLGQAGEGEFPPIDSIVTIHYNGYLQDEVSNEIISFDSSFLRGKPKSFMRGQGSVIEGLDLAVSSMKLKEQSEFIICPDLAWGEKGCPPRIPANAYIYFKIDLIEWVDSSAAEAFGKLPIQMRKRLPFQQVLEAAKSEKRKGTAHFEKQNFNMALKCYRRALGWIEDHSYADDEDENLGQKLRLTLHLDLALVNLKINKPKRTCIHAAEALELEPENPKALYRLGLAKEKLGDFASARRNLLLAKSICPKDPSIARALLALNEKVQKEKYVETELCRKMLGSTAIRETPIASPTDESHKVIRCLLADFIKNPSEKQLEFPQGMSQNERNFLEEEANRLHLKFAMKPLMKGESICTVFKCG, from the exons ATGGAAAAACGCTCTACCGATGCCAATGGGGCGAAGATAATCGAATTTGAAGATAATGATGAAGTCTCTGACGATGTTGTTTCTGACTCggaaaatgaagatgatgagATTCCAATTATGTTCAAACAgagtgttttaaaaaataagag catttttgaaaagcagCTTCTGGGGTCAACCGAAATAGATCCTTCAGAAATCTTTGAAATGAAAGCCAAGCAGGAAGTTGATGGAGAAAGCAAAGAGTTGTCCATGAAAATGGATCAGCAGATTTTGGAATATTTTGGTGGTgatgaggatgaagaaaacaaactgcTTAAATTGTCTAGCCAGATGACTCCATTACCTGGAATTGAGggtatatttaaaaagctTGGTCAAGCAGGTGAGGGAGAATTTCCTCCTATTGATTCCATTGTTACCATCCACTACAACGGCTACCTTCAAGATGAAGTTAGCAATGAAATCATATCctttgattcttcttttttaagagGAAAACCCAAATCATTCAT GAGAGGCCAAGGTTCCGTAATTGAAGGTTTAGACCTAGCAGTTAGTTCAATGAAGCTAAAAGAACAATCTGAGTTCATAATTTGCCCCGATTTGGCTTGGGGAGAGAAAGGTTGCCCGCCACGTATACCGGCCAATGCATATATTTActttaaaattgatttgattgaatgGGTGGATTCTAGTGCTGCTGAAGCGTTTGGAAAGCTCCCCATCCAAATGCGTAAAAGGCTTCCTTTCCAACAAGTACTCGAAGCAGCAAAATCCGAAAAACGTAAAGGAACTGCTCACTTCGAAAAGCAGAATTTCAATAtg GCTTTGAAGTGCTATCGCCGTGCGCTGGGTTGGATTGAAGATCACAGTTATGCCGATGATGAAGACGAAAATTTAGGACAGAAACTACGCCTTACTCTTCATTTAGATCTTGCCCttgttaatttaaaaattaacaagCCTAAGAGGACTTGCATTCACGCAGCTGAAGCATTAGAATTGGAACCAGAAAACCCTAAAGCATTATACAG GCTTGGTTTGGCAAAGGAGAAGCTTGGCGATTTTGCATCTGCACGACGAAATCTTTTACTAGCAAAAAGTATTTGCCCGAAGGATCCTAGCATTGCCAGAGCTTTGCTTGCG TTAAATGAGAAAGTGCAGAAGGAGAAGTATGTTGAAACTGAGCTATGCCGCAAAATGCTTGGCTCAACGGCCATAAGAGAAACTCCG ATTGCTTCACCTACTGACGAGTCACATAAAGTCATCCGTTGTTTGCTAGCCGACTTCATAAAAAACCCAAGTGAAAAACAGTTGGAATTCCCTCAAGGGATGTCGCAGAATGAACGAAActttttagaagaagaagctaaTCGGTTACATTTAAAATTTGCAATGAAGCCATTGATGAAAGGCGAAAGCATCTGCACTGTTTTTAAATGTGGCTAG
- the LOC130695849 gene encoding twisted gastrulation protein homolog 1-A-like, translated as MGPGLTMPKILISLTFALPLLAIVGFFSVQGCNEAVCASIVSKCMLTQSCKCELRNCTCCKECFSCLDYLYAECCSCVEMCPKPNNTVSELSRKSHVEDLTEPTPDLFSALTDDRDTLQRWLTFTFPVDLDITIFKPKEIKYKTINSEQEVIPLKDLITVNCTVAYMSQCMSWNKCKASCISMGASSYRWFHDGCCECVGHTCINYGINESRCLECPGEEDDNPIEPEAFVSEDYENGETGSEKDVKKVTNTEEKVNEKQVEATPPVA; from the exons ATGGGGCCAGGGTTGACCATGcctaaaattttaatttctttgaCATTTGCCCTTCCATTGTTGGCTATTGTCGGATTTTTCTCTGTTCAGGGATGCAATGAAGCTGTTTGTGCTAGTATTGTCAGTAAATGCATGCTAACACAATCATGCAAGTGTGAATTGCGGAACTGTACCTGCTGCAAAGAATGTTTTTCATGTCTTGATTACCTATATGCAGAATGCTGCTCCTGTGTTG aaatgTGTCCTAAACCAAACAATACAGTCAGTGAATTAAGCAGAAAATCTCACGTGGAAGATTTGACAGAGCCCACACCAGACTTGTTTTCAGCTTTAACAGACGACCGAGATACTCTACAACGTTGGCTAACTTTCACTTTTCCAGTTGATCTGGATATCACAATTTTTaagccaaaagaaataaagtaCAAAACTATTAACTCGGAACAGGAAGTGATTCCTTTAAAAGACTTGATCACTGTGAACTGCACTGTAGCCTACATGAGCCAGTGTATGTCCTGGAATAAATGTAAAGCTTCTTGCATTTCAATGGGAGCATCTAGCTACAG ATGGTTCCATGATGGCTGTTGTGAATGTGTTGGTCACACCTGTATCAACTACGGTATTAATGAAAGTCGTTGTCTCGAATGTCCTGGCGAGGAAGATGATAACCCAATCGAACCTGAAGCATTTGTTAGCGAAGATTatgaaaatggagaaacaGGCTCTGAAAAAGATGTTAAAAAAGTTACGAAtacagaagaaaaagtgaacGAGAAACAAGTTGAGGCAACTCCACCAGTCGCTTAA
- the LOC130695856 gene encoding procollagen-lysine,2-oxoglutarate 5-dioxygenase 1-like isoform X1, with the protein MRLKFQWVLLVSLAVLSAGADDKDAADVLTNEAPSAETKFLILTVATEETSGYKRYQRSVKINGLPVKVLGLGEEWKGGDMANSVGGGQKVLMLRKELELHKDDPEKIIMFTDAYDVLFNANEEKILEQFHQFNARVVFSAEGFCWPDPNLASKYPEVERGKRFLNSGLFMGYAPELYKILNSGEIANDDDDQLFYTKVFLDEKKRQELNIKLDHRSELFQNLNGALSDVELRFIGTESHLENTVYNTVPLVIHANGPTKLFLNTLGNYIPKSWNADEGCLNCWEDMNSLEKKKPKDFPKVVIGIFIENPTPFFEEFLHKFLALSYPKDKINLYIHNGASYHGKQIAGFVESHGEEYASVKLINHEENVKEWHARNLGIEECLKKKCEYYFNVDSLAHIDNPHTLKLLIEQNRPVVAPMMIRPYQAWSNFWGSLTADGFYARSIDYMEIVQGQRRGLWNVPFVTSVYLVRGDIIHNPKTKPNYIYNLLDADMAFCTNMRNNDVYLYVTNRLDWGHLVTVDNFETHHFNNELYEVQNNRWDWEKRYLHVNYSQNLDTNLNVTMPCPDVFWFPMVTERFCDELVGEMENFGQWSDGSNSDPRLEGGYESVPTRDIHMKQIGLEPGWLHFLQHYVQPLQQRVYEGYWNDPPRSTMNFVVRYRPDEQPFLKPHHDSSTYTINLALNRPKIDYEGGGCRFLRYNCSVQDTRKGWMLMHPGRLTHYHEGLYVTKGTRYIMISFVDP; encoded by the exons ATGCGCCTAAAATTCCAATGGGTTCTATTGGTCAGCCTGGCGGTGTTGTCAGCTGGAGCCGATGACAAGGATGCAGCAGATGTGTTGACGAACGAAGCTCCGTCTG ctgaAACAAAATTCTTGATTTTGACCGTCGCCACTGAAGAAACTAGCGGCTACAAGCGTTACCAGCGTTCGGTGAAAATCAATGGATTACCAGTTAAAGTTCTGGGTCTTGGAGAAGAATGGAAG ggGGGAGATATGGCAAATTCGGTTGGAGGCGGCCAGAAGGTGTTAATGCTCCGGAAGGAATTAGAGTTACATAAAGATGACCctgaaaaaattattatgtttACTGATGCGTATGACGTCCTTTTCAAtgccaatgaagaaaaaatccTCGAGCAATTTCACCAGTTCAATGCCCGTGTGGTTTTCTCCGCCGAAGGTTTCTGCTGGCCAGATCCAAATCTTGCTTCCAA GTACCCAGAGGTGGAACGAGGAAAACGTTTTTTGAACTCGGGACTATTTATGGGCTATGCTCCCGAGTTATACAAGATTCTCAACAGCGGTGAAATCGCCAATGACGACGACGATCAATTGTTTTACACAAAAGTCTTCTTAGACGAAAAGAAACGCCAAGAGCTTAATATTAAACTCGATCACCGTTCCGAACTATTCCAGAATCTCAATGGAGCTCTCTCCGATGTTGAACTCCGCTTTATTG GCACCGAATCTCACTTAGAAAACACTGTCTACAACACCGTTCCTCTAGTCATCCACGCCAATGGACCTACCAAGCTATTCCTTAACACCTTAGGAAATTACATTCCAAAGAGCTGGAACGCTGACGAAGGTTGTCTAAATTGCTGGGAAGATATGAATAGTctcgagaagaaaaag CCGAAGGATTTCCCTAAAGTAGTGATTGGAATTTTCATCGAAAATCCTACACCGTTTTTCGAAGAATTTCTACACAAATTCCTAGCATTGAGTTACCCTAAAGATAAAATCAATCTTTACATTCATAACGGG GCATCCTACCATGGCAAACAGATTGCTGGTTTTGTTGAGTCTCATGGGGAAGAATATGCTAGTGTCAAGCTGATAAATCACGAAGAAAACGTTAAAGAGTGGCATGCTCGCAATTTGGGAAT TGAGGAGTGTCTGAAGAAAAAGTGTGAGTACTACTTTAACGTAGATTCACTCGCCCACATCGATAATCCACATACCCTCAAGTTGTTGATCGAACAGAATCGTCCTGTGGTGGCCCCAATGATG ATTCGTCCGTACCAAGCTTGGTCTAACTTCTGGGGATCTTTGACGGCTGACGGTTTCTACGCGCGTTCCATCGACTACATGGAAATTGTCCAAGGACAGCGAAG GGGCTTGTGGAATGTTCCGTTCGTCACCAGCGTT TACCTTGTGAGGGGAGACATTATTCATAATCCAAAAACCAAACCGAATTACATCTATAATCTGCTCGATGCCGATATGGCATTCTGCACCAACATGCGCAACAACGACGTCTATCTCTATGTCACTAACCGACTTGATTg GGGCCATTTGGTTACTGTTGACAATTTCGAGACTCACCATTTCAACAATGAATTGTACGAGGTCCAGAACAATCGCTGGGATTGGGAGAAACGATATCTTCATGTAAACTACAGCCAAAACCTCGACACCAATTTAAATGTTACTATG ccatGCCCGGACGTTTTCTGGTTCCCCATGGTTACGGAACGTTTTTGCGACGAGTTGGTCGGCGAAATGGAAAACTTTGGCCAATGGTCTGACGGTTCCAATTCT GACCCACGTTTGGAGGGTGGCTATGAATCGGTCCCAACGCGTGATATTCACATGAAGCAGATAGGTCTTGAGCCCGGCTGGTTACATTTTCTACAGCATTATGTCCAGCCACTTCAACAGCGAGTTTATGAAGGATACTGGAATGAC CCACCCCGTTCAACCATGAACTTTGTGGTGCGCTATAGACCAGACGAACAACCATTTTTGAAGCCTCATCACGATTCATCCACATATACGATCAATCTTGCCCTCAACCGACCCAAAATCGATTACGAG GGCGGTGGTTGCAGATTCCTAAGGTACAATTGCAGTGTGCAGGATACTCGTAAGGGTTGGATGCTTATGCATCCCGGTCGTCTAACCCATTATCACGAGGGGCTTTACGTTACCAAGGGAACTCGATACATTATGATTTCCTTCGTCGACCCTTAA
- the LOC130695856 gene encoding procollagen-lysine,2-oxoglutarate 5-dioxygenase 1-like isoform X2 produces MRLKFQWVLLVSLAVLSAGADDKDAADVLTNEAPSAETKFLILTVATEETSGYKRYQRSVKINGLPVKVLGLGEEWKGGDMANSVGGGQKVLMLRKELELHKDDPEKIIMFTDAYDVLFNANEEKILEQFHQFNARVVFSAEGFCWPDPNLASKYPEVERGKRFLNSGLFMGYAPELYKILNSGEIANDDDDQLFYTKVFLDEKKRQELNIKLDHRSELFQNLNGALSDVELRFIGTESHLENTVYNTVPLVIHANGPTKLFLNTLGNYIPKSWNADEGCLNCWEDMNSLEKKKPKDFPKVVIGIFIENPTPFFEEFLHKFLALSYPKDKINLYIHNGASYHGKQIAGFVESHGEEYASVKLINHEENVKEWHARNLGIEECLKKKCEYYFNVDSLAHIDNPHTLKLLIEQNRPVVAPMMIRPYQAWSNFWGSLTADGFYARSIDYMEIVQGQRRGLWNVPFVTSVYLVRGDIIHNPKTKPNYIYNLLDADMAFCTNMRNNDVYLYVTNRLDWGHLVTVDNFETHHFNNELYEVQNNRWDWEKRYLHVNYSQNLDTNLNVTMPCPDVFWFPMVTERFCDELVGEMENFGQWSDGSNSDPRLEGGYENVPTRDIHMRQVGMDRQWLAFLRDYVRPLQERVFLGYVHYPPRSTMNFVVRYRPDEQPFLKPHHDSSTYTINLALNRPKIDYEGGGCRFLRYNCSVQDTRKGWMLMHPGRLTHYHEGLYVTKGTRYIMISFVDP; encoded by the exons ATGCGCCTAAAATTCCAATGGGTTCTATTGGTCAGCCTGGCGGTGTTGTCAGCTGGAGCCGATGACAAGGATGCAGCAGATGTGTTGACGAACGAAGCTCCGTCTG ctgaAACAAAATTCTTGATTTTGACCGTCGCCACTGAAGAAACTAGCGGCTACAAGCGTTACCAGCGTTCGGTGAAAATCAATGGATTACCAGTTAAAGTTCTGGGTCTTGGAGAAGAATGGAAG ggGGGAGATATGGCAAATTCGGTTGGAGGCGGCCAGAAGGTGTTAATGCTCCGGAAGGAATTAGAGTTACATAAAGATGACCctgaaaaaattattatgtttACTGATGCGTATGACGTCCTTTTCAAtgccaatgaagaaaaaatccTCGAGCAATTTCACCAGTTCAATGCCCGTGTGGTTTTCTCCGCCGAAGGTTTCTGCTGGCCAGATCCAAATCTTGCTTCCAA GTACCCAGAGGTGGAACGAGGAAAACGTTTTTTGAACTCGGGACTATTTATGGGCTATGCTCCCGAGTTATACAAGATTCTCAACAGCGGTGAAATCGCCAATGACGACGACGATCAATTGTTTTACACAAAAGTCTTCTTAGACGAAAAGAAACGCCAAGAGCTTAATATTAAACTCGATCACCGTTCCGAACTATTCCAGAATCTCAATGGAGCTCTCTCCGATGTTGAACTCCGCTTTATTG GCACCGAATCTCACTTAGAAAACACTGTCTACAACACCGTTCCTCTAGTCATCCACGCCAATGGACCTACCAAGCTATTCCTTAACACCTTAGGAAATTACATTCCAAAGAGCTGGAACGCTGACGAAGGTTGTCTAAATTGCTGGGAAGATATGAATAGTctcgagaagaaaaag CCGAAGGATTTCCCTAAAGTAGTGATTGGAATTTTCATCGAAAATCCTACACCGTTTTTCGAAGAATTTCTACACAAATTCCTAGCATTGAGTTACCCTAAAGATAAAATCAATCTTTACATTCATAACGGG GCATCCTACCATGGCAAACAGATTGCTGGTTTTGTTGAGTCTCATGGGGAAGAATATGCTAGTGTCAAGCTGATAAATCACGAAGAAAACGTTAAAGAGTGGCATGCTCGCAATTTGGGAAT TGAGGAGTGTCTGAAGAAAAAGTGTGAGTACTACTTTAACGTAGATTCACTCGCCCACATCGATAATCCACATACCCTCAAGTTGTTGATCGAACAGAATCGTCCTGTGGTGGCCCCAATGATG ATTCGTCCGTACCAAGCTTGGTCTAACTTCTGGGGATCTTTGACGGCTGACGGTTTCTACGCGCGTTCCATCGACTACATGGAAATTGTCCAAGGACAGCGAAG GGGCTTGTGGAATGTTCCGTTCGTCACCAGCGTT TACCTTGTGAGGGGAGACATTATTCATAATCCAAAAACCAAACCGAATTACATCTATAATCTGCTCGATGCCGATATGGCATTCTGCACCAACATGCGCAACAACGACGTCTATCTCTATGTCACTAACCGACTTGATTg GGGCCATTTGGTTACTGTTGACAATTTCGAGACTCACCATTTCAACAATGAATTGTACGAGGTCCAGAACAATCGCTGGGATTGGGAGAAACGATATCTTCATGTAAACTACAGCCAAAACCTCGACACCAATTTAAATGTTACTATG ccatGCCCGGACGTTTTCTGGTTCCCCATGGTTACGGAACGTTTTTGCGACGAGTTGGTCGGCGAAATGGAAAACTTTGGCCAATGGTCTGACGGTTCCAATTCT GACCCACGTCTAGAAGGAGGTTACGAAAACGTACCAACTCGCGACATTCATATGCGTCAAGTAGGCATGGATCGTCAGTGGCTCGCTTTCTTGCGGGACTATGTGCGTCCTCTGCAAGAGCGAGTCTTTTTGGGATACGTGCATTAC CCACCCCGTTCAACCATGAACTTTGTGGTGCGCTATAGACCAGACGAACAACCATTTTTGAAGCCTCATCACGATTCATCCACATATACGATCAATCTTGCCCTCAACCGACCCAAAATCGATTACGAG GGCGGTGGTTGCAGATTCCTAAGGTACAATTGCAGTGTGCAGGATACTCGTAAGGGTTGGATGCTTATGCATCCCGGTCGTCTAACCCATTATCACGAGGGGCTTTACGTTACCAAGGGAACTCGATACATTATGATTTCCTTCGTCGACCCTTAA
- the LOC130695850 gene encoding immunoglobulin domain-containing protein oig-4-like codes for MKSLSLRYGVIIFLLIIDRLDSAAVPKGGVGAGGRGVKGMRHKAGGRKAGERRPVLSSAGIRAGANTVVQESPTLTAVGVGGHPLGSRKTEESESYYNNPNGAKLIDASHFESEYILGRKLAFYCKAQGVPRPHITWLKDGIELYAHPFFQVHEYKVGKDLIKSKMEIDPATQKDSGFYECQADNKYAIDKRGFRTDYTLDVY; via the exons ATGAAGTCGCTCTCGCTAAGATATGGTGTGATAATCTTCCTATTGATCATCGATCGTCTTGATTCGGCTGCCGTTCCTAAAGGTGGTGTCGGAGCTGGTGGTCGCGGTGTGAAAG GAATGCGCCATAAAGCGGGCGGAAGGAAAGCAGGAGAACGGCGTCCCGTCCTAAGTAGCGCCGGCATTCGAGCTGGGGCAAATACCGTCGTGCAAGAATCTCCG ACGCTCACGGCGGTCGGTGTTGGGGGTCACCCGTTAGGTAGTAGGAAAACGGAAGAATCGGAATCTTACTACAACAACCCAAAT GGAGCAAAGTTGATAGACGCATCgcatttcgaatcggaatacaTCCTCGGTCGTAAGTTAGCTTTCTATTGCAAAGCACAAGGTGTCCCACGTCCGCACATCACTTGGCTAAAGGACGGTATCGAACTATACGCTCACCCATtctttcaa gtgCATGAATACAAAGTTGGTAAAGATCTGATCAAATCCAAGATGGAAATCGACCCAGCTACGCAAAAGGATTCGGGTTTCTACGAGTGCCAGGCGGACAACAAGTACGCTATTGACAAACGAGGATTTCGCACCGATTACACATTAGATGTCTATTAA
- the LOC130695839 gene encoding transcription factor IIIA-like, whose amino-acid sequence MLIEKLIYMQTPSDIIMDNTQISNEMPVVAEVSVEAKRDLQPGNKRYHCTHEGCTAAFGKPSRLVQHERIHSGDRPFQCQQCDQSYTRAFHLKRHVSIAHEQLAVQIFLCPIETCKKQFVSRQKMERHHQSVHSPHALKCPSCEKTFKKSQQLRIHQYQHTGILPYHCEYEGCGKSFLLPSRLRAHAKTHKGYVCDAEGCDQHFPIWSALRKHKLEAHAQKHICTICNSTFKRPGFLKSHQKMHQPTREIFHCPFENCSRKFYYKNNLKSHIDNYHNPGQYQCKQEGCGKVFIRKASLVSHAARHKLPTAGTKSEDTRITRRSQKVRSDKGQPKKAMASILSGQKISNSESKLIMRSLE is encoded by the exons ATGCTGATAGAGAAGCTTATATACATGCAGACCCCTTCAGATATAATAATGGATAACACTCAAATATCGAATGAAATGCCAGTTGTTGCTGAAGTATCGGTGGAAGCAAAGAGAGATCTACAACCAGGAAACAAACGTTATCATTGTACACATGAAGGCTGCACAGCTGCTTTTGGTAAACCATCAAGACTAGTGCAGCATGAGAGAATTCATTCTGGTGAT CGGCCATTTCAATGCCAGCAATGTGATCAAAGTTATACAAGGGCATTTCACCTAAAACGACATGTTTCAATTGCACATGAGCAGTTGGCTGTTCAGATTTTCTT GTGCCCTATAGAAACCTGTAAAAAACAGTTTGTTTCGAGACAGAAAATGGAGCGACACCATCAAAGTGTTCATTCTCCACATGCCCTAAAATGTCCATCATGTGAAAAAACCTTTAAGAAGAGCCAACAATTGAGGATCCATCAGTATCAGCACACAGGAATTTTACCCTACCA TTGTGAATATGAAGGGTGTGGCAAGAGCTTTCTATTGCCTAGTAGACTGAGAGCACATGCAAAAACCCATAAGGGATATGTTTGTGATGCAGAAGGATGTGATCAGCATTTTCCTATTTGGAGTGCATTAAGAAAACATAAACTTGAAGCCCATGCCCAAA AACATATTTGCACAATATGTAATTCAACATTCAAAAGACCTGGTTTCTTGAAATCACACCAGAAAATGCATCAACCTACAAGAgaaatttttcattgtccCTTTGAAAACTGCTCAAG gaagttctattataaaaataatctCAAATCGCATATTGACAATTATCATAATCCTGGTCAGTATCAATGTAAACAAGAAGGATGCGGCAAAGTCTTCATTAGAAAG GCTAGTCTGGTATCACACGCTGCACGACACAAATTGCCTACTGCAGGCACTAAAAGTGAGGATACACGAATTACTCGTAGATCTCAAAAAGTCCGTAGCGACAAAGGCCAGCCGAAGAAAGCCATGGCTTCAATCCTTTCAGGGCAAAAAATTTCGAACTCTGAAAGTAAGCTTATTATGAGAAGCTTGGAATAG
- the LOC130695844 gene encoding Bardet-Biedl syndrome 5 protein homolog gives MPNMNWQDNEIRFDVSASLLNMVPGECVLERVELVEDTKANSGEPGCLVMTNLRLLWYSHKTAKLNLTIGYNTLVTVTSQPSKNKSKRTTADTLHLLTKIGNDKFEFLFTPLNDNKRDFSTILNEIHKSYCVSKPFRELRLRHHIIHANQLKVMPLEHICNRIDGVWNLANNQGNLGCFVITNVRVVWFASLNEYFNISLPYLQIAQFSLRDSKFGQVLVVESLDNSGGGYVLGFRIDPASRLKQIIQELRSLHVTQNRNPEFGVVWKSTLEDQKEASMPLPHKDEKQDQGVRCFANYLQPDCFNSGGHPPEFDKSIGLAMEKLPKGVNRNSLWQITF, from the exons ATGCCTAACATGAATTGGCAAGATAATGAAATTCGATTCGATGTGAGTGCAAG TTTGCTCAATATGGTTCCAGGCGAATGTGTCCTCGAGCGAGTGGAACTCGTGGAAGACACAAAAGCAAATAGCGGTGAACCTGGTTGCCTGGTTATGACAAATCTCAGACTTTTATGGTATTCCCATAAAACTGCGAAACTAAACCTCA CCATTGGATACAATACTCTGGTTACTGTTACTTCTCAACCGTCCAAGAAT AAATCAAAAAGGACTACAGCCGATACCTTACATCTTTTAACCAAAATAGGGAACGACAAATTCGAATTCTTATTCACGCCATTAAACGATAATAAGCGGGATTTTTCTACAATCTTAAACGAAATCCATAA AAGCTATTGCGTATCCAAACCTTTTCGCGAGCTGCGGTTACGGCATCACATCATCCACGCAAACCAACTCAAAGTAATGCCGCTGGAACACATCTGCAACAGGATCGACGGAGTATGGAACCTGGCAAACAATCAA GGAAATTTAGGTTGTTTCGTTATCACAAACGTTCGTGTCGTTTGGTTTGCCAGTCTCAACGAATACTTTAACATTTCGCTACCGTACCTGCAGATCGCACAG TTTAGCCTGCGGGATTCGAAATTTGGTCAAGTACTTGTCGTAGAATCACTGGATAATAGCGGAGGAGGATACGTTTTAGGTTTCCGCATCGATCCGGCAAGTAGACTCAAGCAAATAATCCAAGAGCTTCGGTCGCTGCATGTCACGCAGAATCGGAATCCTGAATTTGGCGTTGTTTGGAAATCAACTTTAGAG GATCAAAAGGAAGCTTCTATGCCTTTACCGCATAAAGATGAGAAGCAAGACCAAGGTGTGCGCTGCTTCGCCAATTACTTGCAACCCGACTGCTTCAATTCTGGTGGCCATCCACCTGAATTTGACAAAAGTATCGGACTTGCTATGGAGAAGTTGCCAAAAGGAGTCAACCGAAATTCCCTGTGGCAAATAACTTTTTAA